One segment of Deinococcus sp. Leaf326 DNA contains the following:
- a CDS encoding DUF402 domain-containing protein, producing MFALPEPRGLHCGLPGRPHPVKTERHDPARMEHHTNTGVRAVRTYAERPHGLFVARDFTGHPRVRHWQAHLLPDLDLVVCRYDFHGPREHDYYIDVAQISRGGGVWTVRDLYLDVVVHDGLGAEILDTDELLAARGAGLIGEADVHHAVMVAHHTLSGLARAGYSLDEWLGGCGLRLDWCGAPVPTGSPGARLVGC from the coding sequence ATGTTCGCTCTTCCCGAGCCGCGTGGCCTGCACTGTGGCCTCCCCGGGCGTCCGCATCCGGTCAAGACCGAGCGGCACGATCCGGCCCGCATGGAACATCACACGAACACGGGCGTGCGCGCTGTGCGTACCTATGCCGAGCGCCCGCATGGCCTGTTCGTGGCGCGCGACTTCACCGGGCACCCCCGTGTGCGGCATTGGCAGGCGCATCTGCTGCCCGACCTCGACCTCGTGGTGTGCCGCTACGACTTCCATGGCCCGCGTGAGCACGACTACTACATCGACGTGGCGCAGATCTCGCGCGGCGGCGGGGTCTGGACGGTGCGCGACCTGTACCTCGACGTGGTCGTCCACGACGGCCTGGGCGCCGAGATCCTGGACACCGACGAACTGCTCGCGGCCAGAGGGGCGGGCCTGATCGGGGAGGCCGACGTGCACCACGCCGTGATGGTGGCCCACCACACCCTGTCGGGCCTGGCCCGCGCGGGCTACAGCCTGGACGAGTGGCTGGGGGGCTGCGGCCTGCGCCTCGACTGGTGCGGCGCGCCCGTTCCCACCGGGTCGCCGGGCGCGCGGCTCGTGGGCTGCTGA
- a CDS encoding alpha-amylase family glycosyl hydrolase — protein sequence MSMPTASLPLQAPVAQHDHTPAYTARLGTPQGESVTVRLRCELPVTSVLLKYVHIGEVETVDAREVATPPESRSGGRWFEAELPLAGHRVRYAWQLNLEGDHLNLTHLGLHHSRRGFRGWFQYLPGHVAPEWAWSSVFYQVFPDRFRNGDPGNDVQTGEYVYSGRPVEHVKWDTPVDAHNDIHGHYGGDLNGVTQALPYLQQLGITGLWLTPIFTSPSNHRYDVTDYRAVDPHLGGEAAWNELTRAADTAGIRIVLDGVFNHTGDENALFRAAQASEAAPERELFTWRAAELNYHAFMDVPTLPKIDYGSPAAVAEFLNGERSVVRHWLRRGAAGWRLDVAHMIGSGGTDDDNLPLHRALKAAAREERPDAYVFGERFFDPEHALDGQGEDGAMNYHGFGLPVMQWVSGGTHFGAPSRLDGHELVDILHDAYHALAPQVALSMFNLLESHDIGRALFRVGNDRTRFLAAFTLLMGYAGVPCTYYGTEVGVTQSRSGNMPWCREPMPWNEADWDLGLLERVRALIRVRRETPVLHAGHLRFVHAEADAVAYLREYTRADGHAARAAVVASRRAGPHPVTLTLPAGEWRDALSGAVLSGGEVTLDAAGGRVLVQG from the coding sequence ATGTCCATGCCTACCGCGTCACTTCCGCTCCAGGCCCCTGTGGCCCAGCACGACCACACCCCCGCCTACACCGCCCGCCTGGGCACGCCGCAGGGCGAGTCCGTGACTGTGCGGCTGCGCTGTGAGTTGCCCGTCACCTCGGTGCTGCTCAAGTACGTGCATATCGGCGAGGTCGAGACGGTGGATGCCCGTGAGGTCGCCACGCCGCCCGAGAGCCGCAGTGGGGGCCGCTGGTTCGAGGCCGAGCTGCCCCTGGCGGGCCACCGGGTGCGCTACGCCTGGCAGCTGAATCTGGAGGGCGACCACCTCAACCTCACCCACTTGGGCCTGCACCACTCGCGCCGGGGCTTCCGGGGCTGGTTCCAGTACCTGCCGGGGCACGTGGCCCCCGAGTGGGCCTGGAGCAGCGTCTTCTATCAGGTCTTCCCCGACCGCTTCCGCAATGGCGACCCGGGCAACGACGTGCAGACCGGCGAGTACGTCTACAGTGGCCGCCCGGTCGAACACGTCAAGTGGGATACCCCGGTGGACGCCCACAACGACATCCACGGCCACTACGGCGGCGACCTGAACGGGGTGACGCAGGCGCTGCCGTACCTGCAGCAACTCGGGATCACGGGGCTGTGGCTCACGCCCATCTTTACCTCGCCCAGCAACCACCGCTACGACGTCACCGACTACCGCGCCGTGGACCCCCACCTGGGCGGCGAGGCGGCCTGGAACGAGCTGACGCGGGCGGCCGATACGGCCGGCATCCGTATCGTGCTCGACGGCGTGTTCAACCACACCGGCGACGAGAACGCGCTGTTCCGGGCGGCGCAGGCGAGCGAAGCGGCCCCCGAGCGCGAACTGTTCACCTGGCGCGCGGCGGAGCTGAACTACCACGCCTTCATGGACGTGCCCACCCTGCCCAAGATCGACTACGGCAGCCCCGCCGCCGTGGCCGAGTTCCTGAACGGCGAGCGGAGCGTGGTGCGGCACTGGCTGCGCCGGGGCGCGGCGGGCTGGCGGCTGGACGTGGCCCATATGATCGGCTCGGGCGGCACCGACGACGACAATCTGCCGCTGCACCGCGCCCTGAAGGCGGCGGCCCGCGAGGAACGCCCAGACGCCTACGTGTTCGGCGAGCGCTTCTTCGACCCCGAGCACGCGCTCGACGGCCAGGGCGAGGACGGCGCGATGAACTACCACGGCTTCGGGCTGCCGGTCATGCAGTGGGTCAGCGGGGGCACGCATTTCGGAGCGCCGAGCCGGCTGGACGGCCACGAACTCGTGGATATCCTGCACGACGCCTACCACGCCCTGGCACCGCAGGTCGCGCTGAGCATGTTCAACCTGCTCGAATCGCACGACATCGGCCGGGCGCTGTTCCGGGTCGGGAACGACCGCACCCGCTTTCTGGCGGCCTTCACACTCCTGATGGGCTACGCGGGCGTGCCCTGCACCTATTACGGCACCGAGGTCGGCGTGACCCAGAGCCGCAGCGGCAACATGCCCTGGTGCCGCGAACCGATGCCCTGGAACGAGGCCGACTGGGACCTGGGGCTGCTGGAGCGGGTACGCGCCCTGATCCGCGTGCGGCGGGAGACCCCGGTGCTGCACGCGGGCCACCTGCGTTTCGTGCACGCCGAGGCCGACGCGGTGGCCTACCTGCGCGAGTACACCCGCGCGGACGGCCACGCCGCACGCGCCGCCGTGGTCGCCAGCCGGCGCGCCGGGCCGCACCCCGTCACCCTGACCCTGCCGGCCGGCGAGTGGCGCGACGCCCTGAGCGGCGCGGTCCTGAGCGGCGGCGAGGTGACGCTGGACGCGGCGGGCGGGCGGGTGCTGGTTCAGGGCTGA
- a CDS encoding NADH-quinone oxidoreductase subunit 15: MTHSDSALYAGWTELLGWLEAEAHARGLAYGKVADFPDYIYRMERPYDLPTTVMSAGVSAGGQPLLVAAVSPRHADLKAVSLRLMGGSKHWHLHAGTRGLLEGKRPFTRERLGAVLDGALQGL, translated from the coding sequence ATGACACATAGCGACTCGGCGTTGTACGCGGGGTGGACGGAACTGCTGGGCTGGCTGGAGGCCGAAGCGCACGCGCGCGGGCTGGCATACGGCAAGGTCGCGGATTTTCCGGACTACATCTACCGCATGGAGCGGCCCTACGACCTGCCCACCACCGTCATGAGCGCGGGCGTCAGCGCGGGGGGTCAGCCGCTGCTCGTCGCGGCCGTCAGTCCGCGCCACGCCGACCTCAAAGCCGTGTCGCTGCGCCTGATGGGCGGCAGCAAGCACTGGCACCTGCACGCCGGCACGCGCGGGCTGCTCGAGGGCAAGCGGCCCTTCACGCGCGAGCGGCTGGGCGCGGTACTCGACGGAGCGCTCCAGGGGTTGTAG
- a CDS encoding divergent PAP2 family protein, whose product MNSLAELLANRWLWTAVLASTGAQLLKVFLILLFDRRWRPEAFMETGGMPSSHSAMVAALTTGVALSEGVGSPLFAIAAVFALIVMYDATGVRHSSGVQARLLNELIQELGAVVREGFAPKPVRVLLGHTYLEMLAGLLLGIGVGFLAFRVL is encoded by the coding sequence GTGAATTCTTTGGCCGAACTTCTTGCCAACCGTTGGTTGTGGACGGCGGTGCTGGCCTCGACCGGTGCCCAGTTGCTCAAGGTCTTTCTGATCCTGCTGTTCGACCGGCGCTGGCGGCCGGAAGCGTTCATGGAGACGGGGGGTATGCCCAGCAGCCACAGCGCGATGGTCGCGGCCCTGACGACGGGCGTCGCGTTGAGCGAGGGGGTCGGCAGCCCCCTGTTCGCTATCGCCGCTGTCTTTGCCCTGATCGTCATGTACGACGCGACCGGCGTGCGCCACAGCAGCGGCGTGCAGGCCCGGCTGCTCAACGAGCTCATTCAGGAACTCGGGGCCGTCGTGCGGGAGGGGTTCGCGCCCAAGCCGGTGCGCGTGCTGCTGGGGCACACCTACCTGGAGATGCTCGCGGGCCTGCTGTTGGGCATCGGCGTGGGATTCCTGGCGTTCCGGGTGCTGTAG
- the nusB gene encoding transcription antitermination factor NusB: MTRRRDKAAQPVGTRRAAREFAFRTLFEAERGDLPLRDVFTRAEGTMREGDDTFPALNAEALDFARDLVRGLSEHLGEIDDVLHRTIRGWTFDQMAQTDLNVLRLATFEMLHTDEPHPPVIESAVRIARKFGGDDSGRFVNGVLANLSRNMAAQGSAES; this comes from the coding sequence GTGACGCGCCGCCGTGACAAGGCCGCGCAGCCGGTGGGCACCCGGCGCGCCGCGCGCGAGTTCGCCTTCCGCACGCTGTTCGAGGCCGAGCGGGGCGACCTGCCGCTCAGAGACGTGTTCACCCGCGCCGAGGGGACCATGCGTGAGGGCGACGACACCTTCCCGGCGCTGAACGCCGAGGCGCTGGATTTCGCGCGCGACCTCGTGCGGGGTCTGAGCGAGCACCTCGGCGAGATCGACGACGTGCTGCACCGCACCATCCGGGGCTGGACCTTCGACCAGATGGCCCAGACCGACCTGAACGTGCTGCGCCTGGCGACTTTCGAGATGCTGCATACGGACGAACCGCATCCGCCGGTCATCGAGAGTGCTGTGCGCATCGCGCGCAAGTTCGGCGGCGACGACTCGGGCCGCTTCGTGAACGGCGTGCTGGCGAACCTGTCGCGCAATATGGCCGCGCAGGGCAGCGCCGAGTCCTGA
- a CDS encoding Asp23/Gls24 family envelope stress response protein: protein MATPEVEISKSVLLDIAATTLEGIEGTEIAAASIKVGEVIRNQPGARRPRALRVTREGQDVTVDLGLNVDYGRNLLAISQQAQRAVRENIELMTGLKVRAVNVAVQGVCLPKGQAS, encoded by the coding sequence ATGGCAACACCCGAAGTCGAAATCAGCAAGAGCGTTCTGCTCGATATTGCCGCCACCACCCTCGAGGGCATCGAGGGCACGGAGATCGCGGCGGCGTCCATCAAGGTGGGCGAAGTGATCCGCAACCAGCCCGGTGCCCGGCGTCCCCGCGCGCTGCGCGTCACCCGCGAAGGCCAGGACGTGACCGTGGACCTCGGTCTGAACGTGGACTACGGCCGCAACCTGCTGGCGATCTCGCAGCAGGCGCAGCGGGCCGTGCGCGAGAACATCGAACTCATGACCGGCCTGAAGGTCCGGGCCGTGAACGTCGCCGTACAGGGCGTGTGTCTGCCCAAGGGGCAGGCGTCGTGA
- the ligA gene encoding NAD-dependent DNA ligase LigA yields MTQAASPDHAQENADPHARYLALRDDLARHNRAYYEQDAPEIADDTYDALAREVRALEEAHPEWVTADTPTGGVGGAPSAAFVPVEHPTPMTSLDNVFSDEELREWQEKLARSLNLPTDYDGFAFTGELKIDGLSVNLYYENGELKWAATRGNGRVGEIVTAQVLTIPGLPRKLEGLTGELEVRGEVYMSRADFAAFNAQAEELGTPLLKNPRNGAAGALRQKDPEVTRTRNLKAIFYALGRRDGVPARTQGEVLAWLEAQGFPTSRYSERLEGIAAAADYHARMIAGRAAFEFDADGTVLKLDPLDLQGEAGFTSRAPRWAIAYKFPVEEVETTLESITVNVGRTGKLAPLAHLAPRLIEGSTVSKATLHNEDFVADLDLRVGDTVVVRKSGGVIPQIMRVLPEKRPEGALPFAFPTHCPVCGHEAVRAEGDANTYCPNPACPAQNFERIRYFVSRGAMDVRGIGDKLVAQLLAQGLVKDAADLYGLTAEQLAALERGGDKKAANVLAQLEASRARPLWRLVNALGMSHVGERGAQALARAFGSLDALLAATPEQVAAVPGMGGVIAQSVTAALADPAMQDLLRRLREAGVDPQEEAVTRGEQLRGLNFVLTGTLGEPREAVKARLEAAGGRVTGSVTGKTSYLVAGEEAGSKLARAQELGVVVLDEAGLAALLAEKGVGGAPQGPATQPAADA; encoded by the coding sequence ATGACGCAGGCCGCCTCCCCAGACCACGCACAGGAAAACGCCGATCCGCACGCCCGTTACCTCGCGCTCCGGGACGACCTGGCCCGCCACAACCGCGCGTACTACGAGCAGGACGCCCCCGAGATCGCCGACGACACCTACGACGCGCTGGCCCGCGAGGTGCGCGCGCTGGAGGAGGCGCATCCCGAGTGGGTCACGGCGGACACCCCCACCGGGGGCGTCGGCGGCGCGCCGAGCGCAGCCTTCGTGCCGGTCGAGCACCCCACGCCCATGACCAGCCTCGACAACGTGTTCAGTGACGAGGAACTGCGCGAGTGGCAAGAGAAACTGGCACGCTCGCTGAACCTGCCGACCGACTATGACGGCTTCGCCTTTACGGGTGAACTCAAGATTGATGGCCTGAGCGTCAACCTGTACTACGAAAACGGCGAGTTGAAGTGGGCGGCGACCCGCGGCAACGGCCGGGTGGGCGAGATCGTGACCGCCCAGGTGCTCACCATTCCGGGGCTGCCCCGGAAGCTGGAGGGGCTGACGGGTGAGCTGGAAGTACGCGGCGAGGTCTACATGTCGCGCGCCGACTTCGCCGCCTTCAACGCGCAGGCCGAGGAGCTGGGTACCCCCCTCCTCAAGAACCCCCGTAACGGGGCCGCCGGGGCGCTGCGCCAGAAGGACCCCGAGGTGACGCGCACCCGCAACCTGAAGGCGATCTTCTACGCGCTGGGCAGACGCGACGGTGTGCCTGCCCGCACCCAGGGTGAGGTGCTGGCGTGGTTGGAAGCGCAGGGCTTTCCGACCAGCCGCTACTCCGAACGCTTGGAGGGCATCGCCGCCGCCGCCGACTACCACGCGCGCATGATCGCTGGGCGGGCCGCGTTCGAGTTCGATGCCGACGGCACCGTGCTCAAGCTCGACCCGCTCGACCTCCAGGGCGAGGCGGGTTTCACCAGCCGCGCGCCGCGCTGGGCCATCGCCTACAAGTTCCCGGTCGAGGAGGTCGAGACGACGCTGGAGAGCATCACGGTCAACGTGGGGCGCACCGGCAAGCTCGCGCCGTTGGCGCACCTTGCTCCCCGGCTCATCGAGGGCAGCACGGTCAGCAAGGCCACGCTGCACAACGAGGACTTCGTGGCCGACCTCGACCTGCGGGTGGGCGACACGGTGGTCGTGCGCAAGTCGGGCGGCGTGATTCCGCAGATCATGCGCGTGTTGCCCGAAAAGCGCCCCGAGGGGGCCTTGCCCTTCGCCTTCCCGACCCACTGCCCGGTGTGCGGTCATGAAGCCGTGCGGGCCGAGGGAGACGCCAACACCTACTGCCCCAACCCCGCCTGTCCGGCACAGAACTTCGAGCGCATCCGCTACTTCGTATCGCGCGGCGCGATGGACGTGCGCGGCATCGGGGACAAGCTCGTGGCGCAACTGCTCGCGCAGGGACTGGTGAAGGACGCGGCCGACCTCTATGGACTGACCGCCGAGCAGCTCGCGGCCCTGGAACGCGGCGGCGACAAGAAGGCCGCCAACGTTCTGGCGCAGCTGGAGGCCAGCCGGGCGCGTCCACTGTGGCGGCTGGTGAACGCCCTGGGCATGAGCCACGTGGGCGAGCGCGGCGCGCAGGCGCTGGCCCGCGCTTTCGGGTCGTTGGACGCGCTGCTCGCGGCCACCCCCGAACAGGTGGCGGCCGTACCGGGCATGGGGGGCGTGATTGCCCAGAGCGTGACGGCGGCACTGGCCGACCCCGCCATGCAGGACCTGCTGCGCCGCCTGCGTGAAGCGGGGGTCGACCCCCAGGAAGAGGCGGTGACGCGCGGCGAGCAACTGCGCGGCCTGAACTTCGTGCTCACCGGTACTCTGGGCGAGCCGCGTGAGGCGGTCAAGGCCCGGCTGGAGGCTGCCGGGGGCCGCGTGACCGGCAGCGTGACCGGCAAGACGAGCTACCTCGTGGCGGGCGAGGAGGCCGGCAGCAAGCTCGCGCGCGCCCAGGAACTCGGGGTGGTGGTGCTGGACGAGGCCGGACTCGCGGCGCTATTGGCCGAGAAGGGCGTGGGCGGCGCGCCGCAGGGACCGGCTACGCAACCGGCCGCCGACGCCTGA
- a CDS encoding BMP family protein, whose translation MKKIMMLALAVTTSLAAAQTVRVGMAYDAGGKADKSFNQSAYEGAVRATKQLGVQMKDFEPSDPSQNIQGVRSFAKEGFDLTIGVGFANNASISTVAKENPDLYFGLIDDVSTVPNVTSLVFNEEQGSYLVGYLAALNSSTGVLGFVGGMDIPLIHKFEAGYTAGVKAANPKARVVAQYVGTTPDAWNNPAKAKEIAASMRGRGADIIFAAAGGSGGGVVDYIRQTQCLKAAQLPSGVKFSSDNFKNIAKSTGYKTACAGNTRPMFFIGVDSNQNYLGDFDKNPATMNHGLTSMLKRVDNAVYALISDVKSNKFKGGERRFGLKDGGVGYAVDAYNKALISSAQVAKVEAVKAKIISGAIKVPTK comes from the coding sequence ATGAAGAAGATCATGATGCTGGCCCTCGCTGTAACGACCTCGCTCGCCGCCGCACAGACCGTGCGCGTGGGCATGGCCTACGACGCCGGCGGCAAGGCCGACAAGAGCTTCAACCAGAGCGCCTACGAGGGCGCCGTGCGCGCCACCAAGCAGCTCGGCGTGCAGATGAAGGACTTCGAGCCCAGCGACCCCAGCCAGAACATCCAGGGCGTGCGCTCCTTCGCCAAGGAAGGCTTCGACCTGACCATCGGTGTGGGCTTCGCCAACAATGCCAGCATCTCGACCGTCGCCAAGGAAAACCCCGACCTGTACTTCGGATTGATCGACGACGTGAGCACGGTGCCCAACGTCACCAGCCTGGTCTTCAACGAGGAACAGGGCAGCTACCTCGTGGGCTACCTCGCCGCCCTGAACAGCTCGACCGGCGTGCTCGGCTTCGTGGGCGGCATGGACATTCCCCTCATCCACAAGTTCGAGGCGGGCTACACGGCCGGCGTCAAGGCCGCCAACCCTAAGGCCCGGGTCGTCGCGCAGTACGTCGGCACCACCCCGGACGCCTGGAACAACCCGGCGAAGGCCAAGGAAATCGCGGCCAGCATGCGCGGCCGCGGCGCCGACATCATCTTCGCGGCTGCCGGTGGCTCGGGTGGCGGCGTCGTGGACTACATCCGCCAGACCCAGTGCCTCAAGGCCGCGCAGCTGCCCTCGGGCGTGAAGTTCTCCAGCGACAACTTCAAGAACATCGCCAAGAGCACCGGCTACAAGACGGCCTGCGCCGGCAACACGCGCCCGATGTTCTTCATCGGTGTGGACAGCAACCAGAACTACCTCGGCGACTTCGACAAGAACCCAGCCACCATGAACCACGGCCTGACGAGCATGCTCAAGCGTGTGGACAACGCCGTCTACGCCCTGATCAGCGACGTGAAGTCCAACAAGTTCAAGGGTGGCGAGCGCCGCTTCGGCCTCAAGGACGGCGGCGTGGGCTACGCGGTCGACGCCTACAACAAGGCCCTGATCAGCAGTGCGCAGGTCGCCAAGGTCGAGGCCGTCAAAGCCAAGATCATCAGCGGCGCCATCAAGGTCCCCACCAAGTAA
- a CDS encoding nucleoside hydrolase, with the protein MTSSPLPVILDGDPGVDDAAAWLLAFASPELRVLGVTTTHGNVALAQTTHNAGVLLALAGEAARDVPLFAGADRPLLRVPEEAHDVHGQNGLPAHDLPAPLRPPADEHAALFLIRAARAAPGEITVIATGPLTNLALALRLAPDLAGLLREIVWMGGGTAQGNRTPAAEANALTDPHAAAVVFGSGMPLRMVGLNVTMQCIADPQRVAALRAPGNRAGAVTAELLEFYAGFYHRRYGLSGGAMHDPLAVAAAVRPDLLTWQAMPVTVDTAEGPNLGRTVCDLYGVTGAPANARVAVGVDAPAFFELFTERLARLP; encoded by the coding sequence GTGACCTCTTCTCCCCTGCCTGTGATCCTCGACGGCGACCCCGGCGTGGACGACGCCGCCGCGTGGCTGCTGGCCTTCGCGAGTCCGGAACTGCGCGTGCTGGGCGTGACCACCACCCACGGCAACGTGGCCCTCGCCCAGACCACTCACAATGCCGGCGTCCTTCTGGCGCTCGCCGGCGAGGCGGCGCGGGACGTACCTCTGTTCGCGGGTGCCGACCGCCCACTGCTACGCGTGCCAGAGGAAGCCCACGACGTCCACGGCCAGAACGGCCTGCCCGCCCATGACCTGCCCGCGCCCCTGCGACCACCAGCGGACGAACACGCCGCCCTGTTCCTGATCCGGGCGGCGCGCGCTGCTCCCGGCGAGATCACGGTCATTGCCACCGGACCACTGACCAACTTGGCTCTGGCCCTGCGGCTGGCCCCCGACCTGGCCGGGCTGCTGCGGGAGATCGTCTGGATGGGCGGCGGCACGGCGCAGGGCAACCGCACCCCAGCCGCCGAAGCCAACGCTCTAACCGACCCGCACGCGGCCGCTGTCGTGTTCGGGTCCGGCATGCCCCTGCGGATGGTGGGGCTCAACGTCACCATGCAGTGCATCGCCGATCCGCAGCGCGTCGCGGCCCTGCGCGCTCCGGGCAACCGGGCGGGCGCGGTCACGGCCGAACTGCTGGAGTTCTACGCGGGCTTCTACCACCGGCGCTATGGCCTGAGCGGCGGCGCCATGCACGACCCGCTGGCTGTGGCGGCCGCCGTACGCCCCGACCTGCTGACCTGGCAGGCCATGCCGGTCACGGTCGACACCGCCGAAGGACCCAACCTGGGCCGCACCGTCTGTGACCTGTACGGCGTGACGGGCGCGCCCGCGAACGCGCGGGTGGCCGTCGGGGTGGACGCCCCCGCCTTCTTTGAGCTGTTCACCGAGCGGCTGGCCCGGCTGCCCTGA
- a CDS encoding Mov34/MPN/PAD-1 family protein gives MSRRSMSHAGVSPALHLPAQVAAELWAHARQEAPRECVGALGGLWREGESGPVWHARALYPLPNVSARPESEYLADPGALLRALRAMAAAGLDLAGLYHSHPCGPAGPSDTDRRRAAYDVPYLIADLASGELLAFLLPGGEPVAVSVE, from the coding sequence GTGTCCCGCCGCTCCATGTCCCACGCCGGTGTCTCTCCGGCCCTGCACCTGCCCGCGCAGGTGGCGGCCGAGCTGTGGGCCCACGCCCGGCAGGAAGCCCCGCGGGAGTGCGTGGGGGCCCTGGGGGGCCTGTGGCGTGAGGGGGAATCCGGACCGGTGTGGCACGCGCGCGCGCTGTATCCGCTGCCGAACGTCTCGGCGCGGCCCGAAAGCGAATATCTGGCCGATCCCGGCGCGCTGTTGCGGGCGCTGCGGGCCATGGCCGCGGCGGGGCTGGACCTTGCTGGGCTGTACCACAGCCACCCGTGCGGCCCGGCCGGCCCCAGCGACACCGATCGCCGCCGCGCGGCCTACGACGTGCCTTACCTCATCGCCGACCTGGCCTCGGGCGAGCTACTTGCTTTCCTGCTTCCGGGCGGTGAGCCGGTCGCCGTGTCTGTGGAGTGA